The following coding sequences are from one Lycium ferocissimum isolate CSIRO_LF1 chromosome 3, AGI_CSIRO_Lferr_CH_V1, whole genome shotgun sequence window:
- the LOC132049784 gene encoding uncharacterized protein LOC132049784 isoform X1 — protein MASCAKRKQKRRRNESDSIEDILLRWKFFNQELNSSNTQDEQVKKKRKFPVNRSKKGCMRGKGGPENSGCKYRGVRQRTWGKWVAEIREPVYSNGQYKSNGKRLWLGTFSTAGEAAIAYDEAASVMYGSYAILNFPDYRVHNDSLTSSQESSEQSFVEHEYSGVDDAMNIEIESALDTLDDGVVVNTDLSYANISEIHQECSKVNQGSPACWLTDEESEVIPEENSERELSSSRFFSKSQNSCVKGETHNKDLERINFNEVSNSLHDETTDAIKPTFMFSKDVLRPDEICNTEDQVLSQENILQEEPLDFRSSENLSEDVRSQLKYMEILLLEDNYSMIPDMFYLTENHDNPYSFQKFLEESFDFKPMVIHQESAELNYVKNEEQFDCTCNQQIDLQNSETYSEIQSDGINSNQADWKERNLDAFELDDFGAGKVQLLQPSSSSVNWPPEDNIGDLSMFNSDFDVSSFLDDIS, from the coding sequence ATGGCTTCTTGTGCTAAGAGGAAACAGAAAAGAAGGCGTAATGAATCTGATTCGATCGAAGATATTTTGTTAAGGTGGAAATTTTTTAACCAGGAACTTAATTCTAGTAATACTCAAGATGAAcaagtgaagaagaagagaaaattccCTGTTAATAGATCAAAAAAAGGTTGTATGCGAGGTAAAGGCGGTCCTGAAAATTCGGGTTGTAAATACAGAGGTGTTAGACAGAGGACTTGGGGAAAGTGGGTGGCTGAAATTCGCGAGCCTGTATATAGTAATGGTCAGTATAAGAGCAATGGCAAGCGTCTTTGGCTTGGTACTTTCTCAACAGCTGGTGAAGCCGCTATTGCTTATGATGAAGCTGCTAGCGTTATGTATGGATCCTATGCCATACTCAACTTCCCGGATTATCGCGTACATAATGACTCGTTGACATCTTCACAGGAATCGAGTGAACAATCGTTTGTTGAACATGAGTATTCAGGTGTTGATGATGCAATGAACATAGAAATTGAGTCAGCTTTAGATACGTTAGACGATGGTGTGGTTGTAAATACAGATTTAAGTTATGCTAATATATCAGAGATTCATCAGGAGTGCTCCAAGGTGAATCAAGGTTCACCTGCTTGTTGGTTGACAGATGAGGAATCAGAAGTTATCCCGGAGGAGAATTCTGAGAGAGAATTAAGCAGTTCGAGATTTTTTTCTAAATCTCAAAATTCTTGTGTTAAAGGTGAGACACATAATAAAGATTTGGAACGTATAAACTTCAACGAAGTTTCAAACAGTTTGCACGACGAGACAACAGATGCGATCAAGCCAACCTTCATGTTTAGCAAGGATGTCTTGCGACCTGATGAAATTTGTAATACCGAAGACCAAGTTTTGTCACAAGAGAATATATTGCAAGAAGAGCCGTTGGATTTCAGGTCTTCTGAAAACCTGAGTGAAGATGTTCGTAGCCAACTCAAATACATGGAGATTTTGCTATTAGAAGACAATTATTCAATGATACCTGATATGTTTTATTTGACAGAGAACCATGATAATCCTTACAGTTTTCAGAAGTTTTTAGAGGAATCATTTGATTTCAAGCCAATGGTGATCCATCAAGAGTCTGCTGAGCTAAACTATGTGAAGAATGAGGAGCAATTTGATTGTACATGCAACCAGCAAATTGACCTCCAGAACTCAGAAACTTATTCCGAGATTCAATCAGATGGAATCAATAGTAACCAGGCTGATTGGAAGGAGCGGAACTTGGATGCCTTCGAATTAGATGACTTTGGAGCAGGCAAAGTGCAATTGTTGCAGCCATCAAGTTCTTCAGTTAATTGGCCACCGGAGGATAATATCGGAGATTTGTCTATGTTCAACTCTGATTTTGATGTATCATCCTTTCTTGATGATATTAGTTAG
- the LOC132049784 gene encoding uncharacterized protein LOC132049784 isoform X2: MRGKGGPENSGCKYRGVRQRTWGKWVAEIREPVYSNGQYKSNGKRLWLGTFSTAGEAAIAYDEAASVMYGSYAILNFPDYRVHNDSLTSSQESSEQSFVEHEYSGVDDAMNIEIESALDTLDDGVVVNTDLSYANISEIHQECSKVNQGSPACWLTDEESEVIPEENSERELSSSRFFSKSQNSCVKGETHNKDLERINFNEVSNSLHDETTDAIKPTFMFSKDVLRPDEICNTEDQVLSQENILQEEPLDFRSSENLSEDVRSQLKYMEILLLEDNYSMIPDMFYLTENHDNPYSFQKFLEESFDFKPMVIHQESAELNYVKNEEQFDCTCNQQIDLQNSETYSEIQSDGINSNQADWKERNLDAFELDDFGAGKVQLLQPSSSSVNWPPEDNIGDLSMFNSDFDVSSFLDDIS; the protein is encoded by the coding sequence ATGCGAGGTAAAGGCGGTCCTGAAAATTCGGGTTGTAAATACAGAGGTGTTAGACAGAGGACTTGGGGAAAGTGGGTGGCTGAAATTCGCGAGCCTGTATATAGTAATGGTCAGTATAAGAGCAATGGCAAGCGTCTTTGGCTTGGTACTTTCTCAACAGCTGGTGAAGCCGCTATTGCTTATGATGAAGCTGCTAGCGTTATGTATGGATCCTATGCCATACTCAACTTCCCGGATTATCGCGTACATAATGACTCGTTGACATCTTCACAGGAATCGAGTGAACAATCGTTTGTTGAACATGAGTATTCAGGTGTTGATGATGCAATGAACATAGAAATTGAGTCAGCTTTAGATACGTTAGACGATGGTGTGGTTGTAAATACAGATTTAAGTTATGCTAATATATCAGAGATTCATCAGGAGTGCTCCAAGGTGAATCAAGGTTCACCTGCTTGTTGGTTGACAGATGAGGAATCAGAAGTTATCCCGGAGGAGAATTCTGAGAGAGAATTAAGCAGTTCGAGATTTTTTTCTAAATCTCAAAATTCTTGTGTTAAAGGTGAGACACATAATAAAGATTTGGAACGTATAAACTTCAACGAAGTTTCAAACAGTTTGCACGACGAGACAACAGATGCGATCAAGCCAACCTTCATGTTTAGCAAGGATGTCTTGCGACCTGATGAAATTTGTAATACCGAAGACCAAGTTTTGTCACAAGAGAATATATTGCAAGAAGAGCCGTTGGATTTCAGGTCTTCTGAAAACCTGAGTGAAGATGTTCGTAGCCAACTCAAATACATGGAGATTTTGCTATTAGAAGACAATTATTCAATGATACCTGATATGTTTTATTTGACAGAGAACCATGATAATCCTTACAGTTTTCAGAAGTTTTTAGAGGAATCATTTGATTTCAAGCCAATGGTGATCCATCAAGAGTCTGCTGAGCTAAACTATGTGAAGAATGAGGAGCAATTTGATTGTACATGCAACCAGCAAATTGACCTCCAGAACTCAGAAACTTATTCCGAGATTCAATCAGATGGAATCAATAGTAACCAGGCTGATTGGAAGGAGCGGAACTTGGATGCCTTCGAATTAGATGACTTTGGAGCAGGCAAAGTGCAATTGTTGCAGCCATCAAGTTCTTCAGTTAATTGGCCACCGGAGGATAATATCGGAGATTTGTCTATGTTCAACTCTGATTTTGATGTATCATCCTTTCTTGATGATATTAGTTAG